In Gossypium arboreum isolate Shixiya-1 chromosome 6, ASM2569848v2, whole genome shotgun sequence, the following are encoded in one genomic region:
- the LOC108483970 gene encoding AT-rich interactive domain-containing protein 4-like isoform X1, translating to MMFSAQRSSRNHCSLLAILCGGEVSDNKQKQPVSNDKSRYPFPEIASSGRLEVQLLNNPSIDEVRRVLESSEPNVVYLQGEQNPDSEEIGYLVCGDVHLSTPEVLYGLFGSTLPTTVYLETPNGDKLAEALHSKGVPYVIYWKNTVSPYTASHFRQALLSVIQSSCSHTWDAFQLAHASFRLYCLQNDNAFNSQKQSVKPEPCLLGDPPRIDVPQLEVDMEEEESSPENLPAIKLYDDDVTMRFLICGSPCSLLYALQDAFLLRSLEDGLNALLSIEIRGSKLHNRASAPPPPLQAGTFSRGVVTMRCDFSTCSSAHISLLVSGSAQTCFNDQLLENHIKNELIEKSKLVHAQSSSEESKLPSSEPRRSASIACGASVFEVSMKVPTWASQVLRQLAPDASYRSLVMLGIASIQGLSVASFEKDDAKRLLFFCTGRGKDPLWASSVISRSPSWLVPPAPSRKRSEPCKGTKPLNCNVMEGINGNPRPKPNVAAMRPIPHTHRHKMLPFSRLFEVEKYDGDQGKVFLPVVPVKQPTPVTNRKTLSSSYQAQQIISLNPLPLKKHGCGRAPIQVCTEEEFLRDVMQFLILRGHTRLVPQGGLAEFPDAILNAKRLDLFNLYREVVSRGGFNVGNGINWKGQVFSKMRNHTLTNRMTGVGNTLKRHYETYLLEYELAHDDVDGECCLLCHSSAAGDWVNCGVCGEWAHFGCDRRQGLGAFKDYAKTDGLEYVCPHCSISNLKKKTQKTVNGY from the exons ATGATGTTTAGTGCTCAAAGGTCTTCAAGGAACCATTGCAGTCTCCTTGCTATTCTTTGTGGTGGTGAAGTTTCTGATAATAAACAGAAGCAGCCAGTTTCTAATGATAAGTCCAGATACCCATTTCCAGAGATTGCTTCTTCAGGTCGCTTAGAG GTTCAGCTTCTGAACAATCCTAGCATCGATGAGGTTCGACGTGTTCTTGAATCGTCTGAGCCAAATGTAGTTTACTTACAAGGAGAGCAGAATCCTGATAGTGAAGAAATTGGTTATCTGGTTTGTGGAGATGTTCACTTGTCCACTCCAGAAGTTTTATACGGACTTTTTGGTTCCACATTGCCCACCACT GTTTATTTAGAGACTCCCAACGGTGACAAATTGGCTGAGGCACTTCATTCCAAG GGAGTCCCTTATGTTATATATTGGAAAAATACAGTCTCGCCTTACACAGCTTCCCATTTTCGTCAAGCACTGTTGTCAGTGATACAAAG CTCATGTAGCCACACATGGGATGCATTTCAACTTGCCCATGCGTCTTTTAGATTATACTGTTTGCAGAACGACAATGCTTTTAATAGTCAGAAACAAAGTGTTAAGCCAGAACCGTGCCTGCTTGGCGACCCTCCTAGGATTGATGTTCCTCAATTGGAGGTAGATATGGAAGAGGAAGAAAGCTCCCCTGAAAATCTTCCTGCCATAAAGTTATATGATGATGATGTGACAATGAGGTTTCTCATTTGTGGATCTCCTTGCTCATTG CTGTATGCCCTGCAGGATGCATTCCTCTTGAGATCTTTGGAGGATGGACTTAATGCCCTATTGAGCATAGAA ATACGTGGGAGCAAGCTCCATAACAGAGCAAG TGCTCCTCCTCCACCTCTTCAAGCGGGGACATTTTCTCGTGGTGTAGTGACCATGCGTTGTGATTTTTCAACCTGTAGTTCAGCTCACATATCACTTTTAGTATCTGGCAGTGCACAGACTTGTTTTAATGATCAG CTTTTAGAAAATCATATAAAAAATGAGCTTATTGAGAAGAGTAAGCTAGTCCATGCACAGTCGAGTTCTGAGGAAAGCAAATTGCCATCATCTGAGCCTCGTAGATCAGCCTCGATCGCCTGTGGAGCAAGTGTATTTGAGGTGTCCATGAAGGTTCCCACATGGGCTTCTCAG GTCTTGAGGCAACTTGCACCAGATGCATCCTACCGCAGTTTAGTTATGCTGGGGATTGCTAGCATTCAAGGTTTATCAGTTGCTTCGTTTGAAAAAGATGATGCCAAACGCCTACTTTTCTTTTGCACGGGCCGTGGAAAAGATCCCCTCTGGGCTAGTTCTGTAATTTCCAGATCTCCGAGCTGGTTGGTGCCTCCCGCACCTAGTCGTAAAAGATCAGAACCATGCAAAGGCACTAAACCTCTAAACTGTAATGTCATGGAAGGTATAAATGGTAATCCAAGACCGAAACCAAATGTTGCTGCAATGAGGCCAATTCCTCACACCCATCGTCATAAAATGCTTCCCTTTTCAAGACTTTTCGAGGTGGAGAAATATGATGGTGACCAGGGAAAGGTTTTCTTGCCGGTAGTTCCTGTAAAGCAACCTACTCCGGTTACAAATCGTAAAACCTTGTCAAGTTCTTACCAGGCCCAGCAGATCATCTCTTTGAATCCATTACCTCTCAAGAAACACGGTTGTGGTAGAGCTCCAATACAGGTTTGCACAGAG GAGGAATTTTTGAGAGATGTAATGCAGTTTCTGATTCTCCGGGGACATACTCGCCTTGTTCCTCAAGGTGGATTAGCCGAGTTTCCTGATGCCATTCTGAATGCTAAGCGTCTCGATCTCTTTAACTTATATAGAGAG GTGGTGTCAAGAGGAGGCTTCAATGTTGGGAATGGCATAAATTGGAAGGGACAAGTTTTTTCGAAGATGCGCAATCACACATTGACAAATAGAATGACT GGAGTGGGCAACACTCTGAAAAGACATTATGAGACTTACCTTTTAGAGTATGAATTGGCTCATGATGATGTAGATGGAGAATGCTGCTTGTTGTGTCACAG TAGTGCAGCAGGCGATTGGGTTAATTGTGGAGTTTGCGGTGAGTGGGCTCACTTCGGCTGTGATAGGCGGCAGGGTCTTGGAGCCTTTAAG GATTATGCTAAAACAGA
- the LOC108483970 gene encoding AT-rich interactive domain-containing protein 4-like isoform X2, protein MMFSAQRSSRNHCSLLAILCGGEVSDNKQKQPVSNDKSRYPFPEIASSGRLEVQLLNNPSIDEVRRVLESSEPNVVYLQGEQNPDSEEIGYLVCGDVHLSTPEVLYGLFGSTLPTTVYLETPNGDKLAEALHSKGVPYVIYWKNTVSPYTASHFRQALLSVIQSSCSHTWDAFQLAHASFRLYCLQNDNAFNSQKQSVKPEPCLLGDPPRIDVPQLEVDMEEEESSPENLPAIKLYDDDVTMRFLICGSPCSLDAFLLRSLEDGLNALLSIEIRGSKLHNRASAPPPPLQAGTFSRGVVTMRCDFSTCSSAHISLLVSGSAQTCFNDQLLENHIKNELIEKSKLVHAQSSSEESKLPSSEPRRSASIACGASVFEVSMKVPTWASQVLRQLAPDASYRSLVMLGIASIQGLSVASFEKDDAKRLLFFCTGRGKDPLWASSVISRSPSWLVPPAPSRKRSEPCKGTKPLNCNVMEGINGNPRPKPNVAAMRPIPHTHRHKMLPFSRLFEVEKYDGDQGKVFLPVVPVKQPTPVTNRKTLSSSYQAQQIISLNPLPLKKHGCGRAPIQVCTEEEFLRDVMQFLILRGHTRLVPQGGLAEFPDAILNAKRLDLFNLYREVVSRGGFNVGNGINWKGQVFSKMRNHTLTNRMTGVGNTLKRHYETYLLEYELAHDDVDGECCLLCHSSAAGDWVNCGVCGEWAHFGCDRRQGLGAFKDYAKTDGLEYVCPHCSISNLKKKTQKTVNGY, encoded by the exons ATGATGTTTAGTGCTCAAAGGTCTTCAAGGAACCATTGCAGTCTCCTTGCTATTCTTTGTGGTGGTGAAGTTTCTGATAATAAACAGAAGCAGCCAGTTTCTAATGATAAGTCCAGATACCCATTTCCAGAGATTGCTTCTTCAGGTCGCTTAGAG GTTCAGCTTCTGAACAATCCTAGCATCGATGAGGTTCGACGTGTTCTTGAATCGTCTGAGCCAAATGTAGTTTACTTACAAGGAGAGCAGAATCCTGATAGTGAAGAAATTGGTTATCTGGTTTGTGGAGATGTTCACTTGTCCACTCCAGAAGTTTTATACGGACTTTTTGGTTCCACATTGCCCACCACT GTTTATTTAGAGACTCCCAACGGTGACAAATTGGCTGAGGCACTTCATTCCAAG GGAGTCCCTTATGTTATATATTGGAAAAATACAGTCTCGCCTTACACAGCTTCCCATTTTCGTCAAGCACTGTTGTCAGTGATACAAAG CTCATGTAGCCACACATGGGATGCATTTCAACTTGCCCATGCGTCTTTTAGATTATACTGTTTGCAGAACGACAATGCTTTTAATAGTCAGAAACAAAGTGTTAAGCCAGAACCGTGCCTGCTTGGCGACCCTCCTAGGATTGATGTTCCTCAATTGGAGGTAGATATGGAAGAGGAAGAAAGCTCCCCTGAAAATCTTCCTGCCATAAAGTTATATGATGATGATGTGACAATGAGGTTTCTCATTTGTGGATCTCCTTGCTCATTG GATGCATTCCTCTTGAGATCTTTGGAGGATGGACTTAATGCCCTATTGAGCATAGAA ATACGTGGGAGCAAGCTCCATAACAGAGCAAG TGCTCCTCCTCCACCTCTTCAAGCGGGGACATTTTCTCGTGGTGTAGTGACCATGCGTTGTGATTTTTCAACCTGTAGTTCAGCTCACATATCACTTTTAGTATCTGGCAGTGCACAGACTTGTTTTAATGATCAG CTTTTAGAAAATCATATAAAAAATGAGCTTATTGAGAAGAGTAAGCTAGTCCATGCACAGTCGAGTTCTGAGGAAAGCAAATTGCCATCATCTGAGCCTCGTAGATCAGCCTCGATCGCCTGTGGAGCAAGTGTATTTGAGGTGTCCATGAAGGTTCCCACATGGGCTTCTCAG GTCTTGAGGCAACTTGCACCAGATGCATCCTACCGCAGTTTAGTTATGCTGGGGATTGCTAGCATTCAAGGTTTATCAGTTGCTTCGTTTGAAAAAGATGATGCCAAACGCCTACTTTTCTTTTGCACGGGCCGTGGAAAAGATCCCCTCTGGGCTAGTTCTGTAATTTCCAGATCTCCGAGCTGGTTGGTGCCTCCCGCACCTAGTCGTAAAAGATCAGAACCATGCAAAGGCACTAAACCTCTAAACTGTAATGTCATGGAAGGTATAAATGGTAATCCAAGACCGAAACCAAATGTTGCTGCAATGAGGCCAATTCCTCACACCCATCGTCATAAAATGCTTCCCTTTTCAAGACTTTTCGAGGTGGAGAAATATGATGGTGACCAGGGAAAGGTTTTCTTGCCGGTAGTTCCTGTAAAGCAACCTACTCCGGTTACAAATCGTAAAACCTTGTCAAGTTCTTACCAGGCCCAGCAGATCATCTCTTTGAATCCATTACCTCTCAAGAAACACGGTTGTGGTAGAGCTCCAATACAGGTTTGCACAGAG GAGGAATTTTTGAGAGATGTAATGCAGTTTCTGATTCTCCGGGGACATACTCGCCTTGTTCCTCAAGGTGGATTAGCCGAGTTTCCTGATGCCATTCTGAATGCTAAGCGTCTCGATCTCTTTAACTTATATAGAGAG GTGGTGTCAAGAGGAGGCTTCAATGTTGGGAATGGCATAAATTGGAAGGGACAAGTTTTTTCGAAGATGCGCAATCACACATTGACAAATAGAATGACT GGAGTGGGCAACACTCTGAAAAGACATTATGAGACTTACCTTTTAGAGTATGAATTGGCTCATGATGATGTAGATGGAGAATGCTGCTTGTTGTGTCACAG TAGTGCAGCAGGCGATTGGGTTAATTGTGGAGTTTGCGGTGAGTGGGCTCACTTCGGCTGTGATAGGCGGCAGGGTCTTGGAGCCTTTAAG GATTATGCTAAAACAGA